A stretch of the Ischnura elegans chromosome 5, ioIscEleg1.1, whole genome shotgun sequence genome encodes the following:
- the LOC124159816 gene encoding 28S ribosomal protein S24, mitochondrial: MSLTSQIARVCLFRDTFMKICRPVHTGSVVMKSQSGRYKVTVKGDRPLTYEMANPPHQIAHRKSWNSFNTSNLVGGLRPAETAVEDLFIRKFMTGTWHNLVLSEVIIKRQHNIIRIAALIRQGILPRKMYFLIGYTEELLSSWLQCPVMLELQTVADKKDVIYKYV; the protein is encoded by the exons ATGTCTCTGACTTCGCAG ATTGCTCGAGTTTGCCTTTTTCGGGATACATTCATGAAAATATGCCGACCCGTGCATACTGGATCTGTGGTCATGAAGTCTCAATCCGGCCGCTACAAAGTTACGGTTAAGGGTGATCGCCCGTTGACGTATGAAATGGCCAACCCACCACACCAAATTGCCCACAGAAAATCTTGGAATTCTTTCAATACCA GTAACCTTGTTGGTGGTTTACGTCCTGCAGAAACAGCTGTGGAGGACTTGTTTATCCGGAAGTTCATGACTGGGACATGGCATAACCTCGTTTTATCAGAGGTGATCATAAAACGACAACATAATATTATAAGAATTGCTGCTCTTATTCGCCAGGGAATCTTACCTCGGAAAATGTACTTCTTAATAGGATACACTGAAGAATTACTAAGCTCGTGGCTTCAATGTCCTGTAATGCTGGAATTGCAAACTGTAGCTGATAAGAAAGATGTTATATATAAGTATGTTTGA